One stretch of bacterium DNA includes these proteins:
- a CDS encoding phenylalanine 4-monooxygenase — MKTSVVRLAADHPGFNDPTYRRRRDEIAAAALAHRPGDAPPRIVYTATETATWGAVFRHLSELYPTHACREFNGALRSFEFGPDEVPQLADADARLRATTGFRVVPAPGLVEARDFLAALARRVFPATQYLRHHSAPHYTPEPDLCHELLGHAPMLAVSEYADLTERIGAAALGADDALVERVARLYWYTLEFGLVRQNGQRRAYGAGLLSSYGELARALSGAPEVRPFDAAVAAETPNPITTYQPLLFESPSLADALGKVAAFIEAARGG; from the coding sequence ATGAAGACCAGCGTCGTCCGGCTCGCAGCCGACCATCCCGGCTTCAACGATCCGACGTACCGCCGCCGGCGGGACGAAATCGCCGCCGCCGCGCTCGCCCACCGCCCCGGCGACGCCCCGCCGCGCATCGTCTACACCGCCACCGAGACGGCGACGTGGGGGGCCGTCTTCCGCCATCTGTCCGAGCTCTACCCCACGCACGCCTGCCGCGAGTTCAACGGCGCCCTGCGCTCGTTCGAGTTCGGTCCCGACGAAGTTCCGCAGCTCGCCGACGCGGACGCGCGCCTGCGCGCGACGACCGGCTTCCGCGTCGTCCCCGCGCCCGGGCTCGTCGAGGCGCGCGACTTCCTCGCCGCCCTTGCGCGCCGCGTCTTCCCCGCCACGCAGTACCTGCGCCATCACTCCGCGCCCCACTACACGCCGGAGCCCGACCTCTGCCACGAGCTGCTCGGCCACGCGCCGATGCTCGCCGTCTCCGAGTACGCGGACCTCACCGAGCGGATCGGCGCCGCGGCGCTCGGCGCCGACGACGCGCTGGTCGAACGCGTCGCGCGGCTCTACTGGTACACGCTGGAGTTCGGCCTCGTGCGGCAGAACGGGCAGCGGCGCGCCTACGGCGCCGGGCTCCTTTCGAGCTACGGCGAGCTGGCGCGCGCCCTTTCCGGCGCGCCGGAGGTCCGCCCGTTCGACGCCGCCGTCGCGGCGGAGACGCCGAATCCGATCACCACCTACCAGCCGCTTCTCTTCGAGTCGCCCTCGCTCGCCGACGCGCTCGGGAAGGTCGCCGCGTTCATCGAGGCGGCGCGCGGCGGCT
- a CDS encoding GAF domain-containing protein → MPAADQTRLADRYARIAAQLAPLFTKTADPIARMATAAAVLHHKNTHFFWTGFYRLIEDDLVVGPYQGALACQVLERGKGVCWAAATRGETVLVPDVHAFPGHIACDARSKSEVVVPVRDPAGVLRAVLDVDSEREDAFGPADAAGLERVAAMIFAP, encoded by the coding sequence ATGCCCGCCGCCGACCAGACTCGTCTCGCCGACCGCTACGCGCGGATCGCCGCGCAACTGGCGCCGCTCTTCACGAAGACCGCCGACCCGATCGCGCGGATGGCGACGGCGGCCGCGGTGCTCCACCACAAGAACACCCACTTCTTCTGGACCGGCTTCTACCGCCTGATCGAGGACGACCTGGTCGTCGGGCCGTACCAAGGCGCGCTCGCCTGCCAAGTCCTCGAGCGCGGCAAGGGGGTCTGCTGGGCGGCGGCGACGCGCGGCGAAACCGTCCTCGTCCCGGACGTCCACGCCTTCCCCGGCCACATCGCGTGCGACGCCCGCTCCAAGAGCGAAGTCGTCGTCCCGGTCCGCGACCCGGCCGGCGTCCTCCGCGCCGTGCTCGACGTCGACTCCGAACGCGAGGACGCCTTCGGCCCGGCCGACGCCGCCGGGCTGGAGCGCGTCGCGGCGATGATCTTCGCGCCCTGA
- a CDS encoding CsgG/HfaB family protein, giving the protein MTKGFWRAAAAAASTMLVLAAAPAPARAADEQKIRVAVVDFDTEALEGSWSYGWSYTNLARSAADNLTSELVKTGRFRMVERQKLDKILQEQNLAESGRIDPSTAAKLGKILGVQLVVIGAVTEFNVNETGGNVPQIGSWKGLGGVGFRMITGKAALTARLVDTTTAEILGAYDGAGSYRFGKGEFAGASLGTEWNSGMASKILSGAVQSLAKDIAARSANLAPAAVRGGVEGKIAKVEGGKIYLNVGDAAGVKVGDRFVVHHLGEQIKDPDTGELLGGDESEVGEVEVVRILGARLAEARAASGAGFQAGDRIRMK; this is encoded by the coding sequence ATGACCAAGGGATTCTGGCGCGCCGCGGCCGCGGCGGCCTCGACGATGCTCGTGCTGGCGGCGGCGCCCGCGCCCGCCCGCGCGGCGGACGAGCAGAAGATCCGCGTGGCGGTGGTGGACTTCGACACGGAAGCGCTCGAAGGATCGTGGTCGTACGGCTGGTCCTACACGAACCTCGCCCGTTCCGCGGCCGACAACCTGACGAGCGAGCTGGTCAAGACCGGCCGCTTCCGCATGGTCGAGCGGCAGAAGCTGGACAAGATCCTGCAGGAGCAGAACCTCGCCGAGAGCGGCCGGATCGACCCCTCGACGGCCGCCAAGCTGGGGAAGATCCTCGGCGTGCAGCTCGTCGTGATCGGCGCGGTCACGGAGTTCAACGTCAACGAGACCGGCGGCAACGTGCCGCAGATCGGCTCCTGGAAGGGGCTCGGCGGCGTCGGCTTCCGGATGATCACCGGCAAGGCCGCGCTGACCGCGCGCCTCGTCGACACGACGACGGCGGAGATCCTCGGCGCCTACGACGGCGCCGGCAGCTACCGCTTCGGCAAGGGCGAGTTCGCCGGCGCCAGCCTCGGCACCGAGTGGAACTCCGGCATGGCCTCGAAGATCCTCAGCGGCGCGGTGCAGTCGCTGGCCAAGGACATCGCCGCGCGCTCCGCGAACCTCGCGCCCGCGGCCGTGCGCGGCGGCGTCGAGGGGAAGATCGCCAAGGTCGAAGGCGGCAAGATCTACCTCAACGTCGGCGACGCCGCGGGGGTGAAGGTCGGCGACCGCTTCGTCGTCCACCACCTCGGCGAGCAGATCAAGGACCCGGACACCGGCGAGCTGCTCGGCGGCGACGAGAGCGAGGTCGGCGAGGTCGAGGTCGTGCGGATCCTCGGCGCGCGTCTCGCGGAAGCGAGGGCCGCGTCCGGCGCCGGCTTCCAGGCGGGAGACAGAATCCGCATGAAGTGA
- a CDS encoding carboxymuconolactone decarboxylase family protein: MNKGFDLDDFLVWRREMNEKLLAKEHLGIKRFFNLDTKAYEDGALDAKTKEFMGLVASAVLRCNDCIDYHLVQTVRRGATDAELLDALNVALVVGGSIVIPHLRHAVATLEALRRAQSEGRPIDL, translated from the coding sequence ATGAACAAAGGCTTCGACTTGGACGACTTCCTCGTCTGGCGGCGCGAGATGAACGAGAAACTGCTCGCCAAGGAACATCTCGGCATCAAGAGGTTCTTCAACCTCGACACCAAGGCCTACGAGGACGGCGCGCTGGACGCGAAGACGAAGGAGTTCATGGGGCTCGTCGCCTCGGCGGTCCTGCGCTGCAACGACTGCATCGACTATCACCTCGTGCAGACGGTGCGGCGCGGGGCGACGGACGCCGAGCTGCTCGACGCGCTGAACGTCGCGCTCGTCGTCGGCGGCTCGATCGTGATCCCGCACCTGCGGCACGCGGTGGCGACGCTGGAGGCGCTGCGGCGGGCGCAGAGCGAGGGACGCCCGATCGATCTGTGA
- a CDS encoding ferredoxin--NADP reductase, whose product MNQLNAILVGREDVSPGHAVFRVAPDGWSLPPFVAGQFGLLGLPGDAPRCAEADADDEPRPAPDALIRRTYSAASSSFERRYVEFFISLVRTGALTPRLFALRPGDRLHLGARFSGMFTLAEVPADQHVAMVATGTGLAPYMSMLRSRAAANPDRRIAVLLGARRARDLGFLAELEALAEREPNVVFAPIVSRPQDEDGPWSGRVGRVQDLWTGGALSGEWGFAARPGAAHVFLCGNPRMVEEMSELLRAEGFKDHSRRSPGDLHAERFW is encoded by the coding sequence ATGAACCAGCTCAACGCGATTCTCGTCGGGCGCGAGGACGTCTCGCCGGGGCACGCGGTCTTCCGCGTGGCGCCGGACGGCTGGTCGCTGCCGCCGTTCGTCGCCGGGCAGTTCGGCCTGCTCGGCTTGCCGGGCGACGCGCCGCGCTGCGCCGAGGCGGACGCGGACGACGAGCCGCGCCCGGCGCCGGACGCGCTGATCCGCCGCACCTACTCCGCCGCCTCGTCGTCGTTCGAGCGGCGCTACGTCGAGTTCTTCATTTCGCTCGTCCGCACCGGCGCGCTGACGCCCCGTCTCTTCGCGCTGCGGCCCGGGGACCGGCTGCATCTCGGCGCCCGCTTCTCGGGGATGTTCACCCTCGCCGAAGTTCCGGCCGACCAGCACGTCGCGATGGTCGCCACGGGCACCGGGCTCGCGCCGTACATGTCGATGCTCCGCTCGCGCGCCGCGGCCAATCCGGACCGTCGGATCGCGGTGTTGCTCGGCGCGCGCCGCGCGCGCGACCTCGGCTTCCTCGCGGAGCTGGAGGCGCTCGCCGAGCGCGAGCCGAACGTCGTCTTCGCGCCGATCGTCAGCCGGCCGCAGGACGAGGACGGCCCGTGGTCCGGACGCGTCGGGCGCGTGCAGGACCTGTGGACCGGCGGCGCGCTCTCGGGCGAGTGGGGTTTCGCGGCGCGTCCCGGCGCGGCGCACGTCTTCCTTTGCGGCAACCCGCGGATGGTCGAGGAGATGTCGGAGCTGCTGCGCGCCGAAGGGTTCAAGGACCACTCGCGGCGCAGCCCCGGCGATCTCCACGCGGAGCGGTTCTGGTGA
- a CDS encoding fatty acid desaturase, with translation MSLGAPGAAETPRWSAATVGLRGELAAAVPRELLLELHRPRPFKHFAVLAWQIVLVAGGAAGAALLRPIWLWLPCSVVLGVTFFNFTVLLHEVVHDAVFARRGRARPNAFLGWLYAFPSGVSKTQFTRWHLDHHANLGDPERDPKRRRLSPKRNARWFKLLYATPALIPLYFRAAALAARDYAPETRRRIARERVVTVVGQLAILATIVALGGWGTALRVYLVPYLFVFPAAFTLNRLGQHYDVDPADPAKWGTRMAPSVFWDVAFLWSSRHLEHHYFPRVPFYNLPRLTRALEPFFRRRGVRSSTYARLVWQWYVLNRAPHTDWRSDRRP, from the coding sequence GTGAGCCTCGGCGCGCCGGGGGCGGCGGAGACGCCGCGCTGGAGCGCGGCTACGGTCGGCTTGCGCGGCGAGCTGGCGGCGGCCGTGCCGCGCGAGCTGCTGCTGGAGCTTCATCGGCCGCGCCCCTTTAAGCACTTCGCGGTCCTCGCCTGGCAGATCGTCCTCGTCGCCGGCGGGGCGGCGGGCGCGGCTCTTCTCCGTCCGATCTGGCTTTGGCTGCCGTGCTCCGTCGTCCTCGGCGTCACGTTCTTCAACTTCACCGTGCTGCTGCACGAGGTCGTGCACGACGCGGTCTTCGCGCGCCGCGGGCGGGCGCGGCCGAACGCGTTCCTCGGCTGGCTCTACGCCTTCCCGAGCGGGGTCTCGAAGACGCAGTTCACGCGCTGGCATCTCGACCACCACGCGAACCTCGGCGACCCGGAGCGGGATCCGAAGCGTCGGCGGCTGTCGCCGAAGCGGAACGCGCGCTGGTTCAAGCTGCTCTACGCGACGCCGGCGCTGATCCCGCTCTACTTCCGCGCCGCGGCGCTCGCGGCCCGGGACTACGCGCCGGAAACGCGGCGGCGGATCGCGCGGGAGCGGGTCGTCACGGTCGTCGGGCAACTGGCGATCCTCGCGACGATCGTCGCGCTCGGCGGGTGGGGGACGGCGCTCCGGGTCTACCTCGTGCCGTACCTCTTCGTCTTCCCGGCCGCGTTTACGCTGAACCGTCTCGGCCAGCACTACGACGTCGATCCCGCGGATCCGGCGAAGTGGGGGACGCGGATGGCGCCGTCGGTCTTCTGGGACGTCGCGTTCCTCTGGTCGTCGCGGCACCTCGAGCACCACTACTTTCCGCGCGTGCCGTTCTACAACCTGCCGCGCTTGACGCGCGCGCTCGAGCCGTTCTTTCGGCGCCGCGGCGTGCGGTCTTCGACCTACGCGCGCCTCGTCTGGCAGTGGTACGTCCTCAACCGCGCGCCCCACACCGACTGGCGGTCCGATCGTCGTCCGTAG